From the genome of Fusarium oxysporum f. sp. lycopersici 4287 chromosome 3, whole genome shotgun sequence, one region includes:
- a CDS encoding hypothetical protein (At least one base has a quality score < 10) → MQPTHVLSTCYRFIGLLSDIIPQVHILLGNHDLAYRRDYQTTALDAFNINRLAPYVSIHKDIAQHEWDGRRVIVLPFREEQSELTDAVASLSPIEASKTVAFAHLAINKAITQRYVVGADFKNLSAAKSITYNGLTSPDQFASLARTFTGHFHSHQTITQKQPNTNKMDLRGSITYLGSPLQLNWSDLYDEKRGILLFNPETLEHETLINPYVIGYTTADLHEVLNDQANEEAVKDKHVMLLGDLSHLKYVMARDKLLSLGARSRAMHPSSP, encoded by the exons ATGCAGCCAACGCATGTTTTGTCTACATGTTATCGCTTCATTGGCTTGCTCAGTGATATCATACCCCAAGTCCATATCTTACTTGGGAACCATGACCTTGCCTACCGTCGTGACTACCAAACCACAGCCCTCGACGCCTTCAACATTAATCGCCTAGCCCCCTACGTCTCTATTCATAAAGATATTGCCCAACACGAGTGGGATGGCCGACGTGTTATAGTTTTGCCATTTCGTGAAGAGCAGAGTGAGTTGACAGATGCTGTGGCTTCTCTGAGTCCTATAGAGGCGAGCAAAACCGTTGCCTTTGCCCATCTTGCGATCAACAAGGCCATCACACAGCGGTACGTGGTCGGTGCTGACTTCAAAAACCTATCGGCGGCGAAATCTATCACATACAATGGATTGACGAGTCCGGATCAGTTTGCCTCACTGGCCCGTACCTTTACGGGACATTTCCACAGCCACCAGACCATCACTCAGAAGCAACCAAATACCAACAAGATGGATCTTCGGGGAAGCATCACGTACCTGGGCTCACCATTGCAACTGAACTGGAGCGACCTTTACGACGAGAAGCGTGGCATTCTGTTATTCAATCCAGAAACGCTCGAGCACGAAACGCTTATTAACCCATATGTCATTGGCTATACAACTGCAGATTTACATGAAGTCCTCAACGACCAGGCTAACGAAGAAGCCGTGAAGGACAAGCACGTAATGCTTCTAGGTGATTTGAGCCATCTCAAGTATGTTATGGCTCGTGACAAGCTCCTCTCACTTGGGGCGCGGAGT CGAGCGATGCATCCGTCCAGCCCTTAG
- a CDS encoding hypothetical protein (At least one base has a quality score < 10), translated as MIQVSRGLVDQDEEDVQLNYEDFLDRSTQAISTRSATDLKGASDHTFAAVPSTLTITNFLSVQNTITIDFRYDLARGLTFLVGENGSGKSMLIEAMVWCQFGQCIRSGMAADDVVNDIIGKNCCVTLEFANGYAISRHRKHKKNGNRVIVLLHGEAQLQYDHPDKGTTQEAIVELLGINYETYIKTVVLSHESAASFLSSKAAEKRKLTEAALGMSILDTYGKVSRFLLKDVDENANAVNKNMQDMAHTMEHTEKRIEVLDRKRRTCEMEAYNAAASLELAIQDHAAARLRSDGRFGHGDPELAIDSAEYEQKMSASSQGVQNAMETAHFAELTMRSRAEVSALTDQISMEEKSRQRLEKEYTQIRGMGNADFMSWLAGLQQKLGQQLEAVPADRPAIHQRLLYAMRTVVIRGAMGILEFLISNYQAIDTKHQQRRVAIDRLCEDIKDSKLRLQSLHLEVTDIIHRNQLATSQALLVVDKQLMAVEQAQNTCADVMFKQQQAMFRQQEELIFKQRQEAKHKQQQEEVMLKRHEATTYTCLIEAEQSSLHSTSQKYDNLALKLKELAADREVFAFWSSALTKRNKRTSSSAKSRGGSTANFREYVLEKSISDLNRLLAQILTALYDDTRHTNAIATGMLSSLFDYESIGAMEHESGSPVPVLDQSLAIHHSLAYGKRSGGERKRLDLALFFALLHLDWAESAHRAHYLLIDEVFDSLDEAGQEAVVRWCMIMLQSMVGWIVIVTHSRFLAERDPERDAGKAMVMRIKMGSQGTELVNDKQRIGI; from the coding sequence ATGATTCAAGTTTCCCGCGGGCTGGTAGAtcaggatgaagaagacgtCCAGCTGAACTATGAGGACTTTCTCGACAGGTCAACTCAGGCTATCAGCACGAGAAGCGCTACCGATCTGAAAGGTGCCTCTGATCATACCTTCGCCGCAGTGCCATCCACTCTTACGATCACCAATTTCCTGAGCGTGCagaacaccatcaccattgaCTTCCGGTATGATCTTGCGCGTGGACTAACCTTCCTGGTTGGCGAGAATGGCTCTGGCAAGAGCATGCTGATTGAGGCCATGGTTTGGTGCCAGTTTGGGCAGTGCATTCGCAGTGGCATGGCGGCCGACGATGTTGTCAACGATATTATAGGTAAGAATTGCTGCGTCACGCTGGAGTTCGCCAACGGTTACGCGATCTCGCGTCATCGCAAGCACAAGAAAAACGGTAACCGTGTTATAGTCCTTTTACATGGCGAGGCCCAGCTGCAGTATGATCACCCAGACAAAGGCACGACACAGGAGGCTATCGTCGAGTTGCTTGGTATCAACTACGAAACATACATCAAGACAGTCGTATTGAGCCACGAGAGCGCtgcgagcttcttgagctcaaaGGCAGCGGAGAAGCGTAAATTGACAGAGGCAGCTCTTGGAATGTCAATACTAGATACCTATGGGAAGGTATCGAGATTTCTCCTTAAGGACGTTGATGAAAACGCGAACGCGGTAAATAAGAATATGCAGGACATGGCCCACACAATGGAACATACTGAAAAACGTATCGAAGTTTTGGACCGGAAACGAAGAACATGTGAAATGGAGGCGTATAACGCTGCGGCATCTCTTGAGTTGGCGATACAGGACCATGCAGCCGCTAGATTACGAAGTGATGGGCGGTTTGGACACGGAGACCCTGAGCTTGCTATAGACTCCGCAGAGTATGAACAGAAGATGTCGGCCTCAAGCCAGGGAGTTCAGAATGCAATGGAAACGGCACACTTCGCCGAGCTTACAATGCGTTCCCGCGCAGAGGTCTCGGCATTGACAGATCAGATCAGCATGGAGGAGAAAAGCCGACAACGCCTAGAAAAGGAATATACCCAAATACGGGGAATGGGGAATGCCGATTTCATGTCATGGCTCGCCGGACTGCAACAGAAACTCGGTCAACAATTGGAGGCCGTGCCAGCAGATCGTCCCGCCATACACCAAAGGCTCTTATATGCCATGAGAACAGTGGTTATCAGGGGTGCGATGGGCATATTGGAATTCTTGATAAGCAACTATCAAGCAATCGAcaccaaacatcaacaacgaagAGTGGCCATTGACCGTCTCTGTGAGGACATTAAAGACAGCAAGTTGCGGCTGCAAAGCCTCCATCTCGAGGTAACGGATATTATTCATCGAAACCAGCTTGCCACTAGCCAGGCCCTTCTGGTGGTCGACAAGCAGCTTATGGCGGTCGAGCAGGCTCAAAACACATGCGCAGATGTTATGttcaagcagcagcaggcCATGTTTAGGCAACAGGAAGAGCTCATATTTAAACAACGGCAAGAGGCTAAACacaagcagcagcaagaagaggTGATGCTCAAGCGGCACGAAGCAACTACCTATACATGCCTTATCGAAGCCGAGCAGTCATCTCTACACTCGACTAGTCAGAAATACGATAACCTGGCTCTCAAACTTAAAGAGCTTGCAGCTGATCGCGAGGTTTTTGCCTTCTGGTCCTCTGCTTTAACAAAACGTAATAAGCGCACTAGTTCCTCAGCCAAATCCAGGGGGGGATCAACGGCCAACTTCCGCGAATATGTCCTCGAAAAGTCAATATCAGATCTCAATAGGTTACTTGCACAGATCCTTACGGCGCTGTACGACGACACACGCCACACAAACGCCATCGCAACGGGAATGCTGAGTTCATTGTTCGACTATGAATCAATTGGCGCCATGGAACATGAATCTGGTTCGCCTGTGCCTGTTCTCGATCAGAGCCTTGCTATCCACCACTCGCTCGCCTATGGGAAGCGATCGGGTGGCGAGCGCAAGCGTCTCGACCTAGCACTCTTCTTCGCACTGCTACATCTGGATTGGGCAGAGAGCGCGCATCGGGCACATTACCTGCTCATCGATGAGGTGTTTGACAGTCTCGACGAGGCGGGTCAGGAGGCAGTTGTCAGGTGGTGCATGATAATGCTACAGTCGATGGTCGGTTGGATTGTGATCGTTACTCATAGCCGATTCTTGGCTGAGCGAGATCCGGAAAGGGATGCGGGTAAGGCCATGGTTATGCGGATAAAGATGGGGAGCCAAGGTACGGAGCTTGTTAATGATAAACAGAGGATTGGTATCTAA